The Raphanus sativus cultivar WK10039 chromosome 6, ASM80110v3, whole genome shotgun sequence sequence GGATAGTGACATCCACATTGGCTCAGTGCATGGGCTACTTGACCAACTTTAGTCCAGTGCCATCAGACTACTGCTGCGCGGAAGTCAAAGCACTGAATGAAATGGCTCAGACCACACCGGACCGCCGACAAGTATGCAAGTGCCTTAAATCACTGGCTAAGGCAAACAATGGATTCATCAATATCGAGCTTGTGGGCACACTCCCTACCATTTGTGGTGTTTCAG is a genomic window containing:
- the LOC108810511 gene encoding non-specific lipid-transfer protein 12-like; amino-acid sequence: MAFASKIIACLLVLKVYMAAPTESHITCGIVTSTLAQCMGYLTNFSPVPSDYCCAEVKALNEMAQTTPDRRQVCKCLKSLAKANNGFINIELVGTLPTICGVSVPYPFNFSTNCDNISIAV